Sequence from the Janthinobacterium lividum genome:
CGGCACGGCAGGTTTTACAGGGGCAAGGGACATGGGATTCACGGTGGATGCCACGCCACAGTGCGCAGCCTGCCTCTATTGTCGCATTGATCGCCGCCGCCGGCATGGCTGCGCCTCCATGAAATGGGGCCGGGCCAGCGCTTCCCGGCGAAAAATTGTTACAGGGTGATACAAGGCAAGATCATTCAGCTTGCCAGATAGACTAAAATAGGCGCCATTCCAATGCGGCGCCAGCGTCCGCGTTGCGCTACCCAACCTAATTCGTTTTGGAGAATGTATGAAAAATTTGTACCTGCGCTCGATGCTGGCGGCGGCTTGCGCCGTCACACTGGCAGCCTGCGGTGGCAGCGGCGGCAACCTGTATCTGCAAGGCCAAGTCGTCGGCCTGGCCAAAGATGGCCTGATTCTCTTGAATGACGGGGAAAGCTTGCCAATTCCTGCGGGCCAGGCCAGCTTTGTTTTCACCAAGCTGGTCAAGAACGATGACCGCTACAATATCACTATCGCACAACAGCCCAAGGGTGCCGTTTGCACCATTATCAATGGCGTCGGCAAGGCATCGAGCTACTCCGTGACTACAGCCCAGGTGAACTGCCAGACCAACGCCTACCCGCTGAGCGGCACGGTCACGGGCCTGACCACGGATGGTTTGCGCCTGGTGATGGGCCCCAACGGCACCACCCTGCTGGCTGGCGCCACCACCTACGAATTCAAAAGCGTTGATGACGGCGCCTCGTACGGCATTTCCATACTGGCTCAGCCAACGGGCCTGACGTGCCGCTTCCAGGGTTCCAGCAGTGCCGATGGCAGCGATACGGTCGGCAAGATGGGATCTGCCGCCACGACCGCAGCCACACTTGACTGCAAGCCGCAGTAATCCTTGCGATCCGTCACCTATTTTTTGGAGAAATACATGAAGTTATCCTGCTTGCGCCCTATCGCCGCACTGCTGCTGACCTTGGGACTGGCCGCTTGCGGCGGCAAGGCCTCGTATGATGTCAGCGGCACGATCTCAGGCTTGAACAATGAAGGACTGATCCTGGTCAATAGCGGCGACTCCCTGCCGGTTCCTGCGGGGAAAACAGCGTTTACCTTTGCCAAGCGCATCGACTATGGTACCGACTACAACATCACCATCCAGCAGCAACCGGCGCACATGACTTGCAGCATCAGCGGTGGTTCCGGTTCGGCTGGTCATTACCTCACTATCAGCGCCGCTGTTGCTTGCGCGCAAAACAGATATACCGTGGGTGGCACGATTTCCGGCCTGACGGTGGATGGTCTGGTGCTGATTAACGGTAGTACAACAACAACAGTGGTCAAGGACTCCACGACCTTTACCATGGCCGGCTCCGTCGCCTATGGCGATACCTATGGCGTCAGCGTCTCCGTGCAGCCGAAGGGTCTGCTGTGCGTCGTACAGCCGGGCACAGGCGGCGGCACCATGGGCGAAGCGAATGTGACATCGGTAAAGGTCGCCTGCAATCCGGCCTAAGTTGCGGCAACGGTAGCCGCCAGGCGGCTACCGGGAAGAGATATCATGAAAATCTATATTTGATATTCAAAATATAAATTGGAGTTATATGTGGCGATGCAGCATAATGCATCTGTCTCCTCCAACTCTTCCAAGAATTGGATTTAGCCCGCTTTTACCAGCGGGCTTTTTTTTGTCCAAAATTCCTCAGGCAGGCTTGTTCAAGCCCGGCTGCAGCATCTGCACGATGCTGGAGAAATCCTGCTGCGCATAGCCGGCTTGCGCATGCATCTGGTACAGCTGGCGCACCAGACCGCCCAAGGGCGTGGGCGCATTCGCCGACAGGGCCGACTGCTGCGCCAGGCCCAGGTCTTTCAGCATCAGCGCCGTTCCGAAGCCGCCCGTGTAATTGCGCGACGCGGGCGTGCCGTCCATGACACCGGGCCACGGGTTGTACACTTCCAGGGTCCAGTTACGGCCCGAACTCTTGGCCATGATGTCGGACAACACTTTCGGATCCAGGCCATGCGCCACGCCCAGGTTCAGTGCCTCGGCCGTACCGGCCATCAAAATACCCAGCAGCATGTTGTTGCAAATCTTCGCCACCTGGCCCGCACCTGCCTCGCCCGCATGGAAGATATTCTTGCCCATCTTCTCCAGCAAAGGCCGCGCCTGCTGCAAGGCCGCTTCGCTGCCACCGACGATAAAAGTCAGGGTACCGGCCGCCGCGCCCGCCGTGCCGCCCGAGACGGGGGCATCGATCATGGCAAAGCCCCGCTCGCTGGCCGCCTGCGCCACCTGGCGCGCCACGTCGGCGGCGATGGTGCTGCAATCGATGAACAAGGCGCCCGGCTTGGCCGAGTCCAGCACGCCACCGGCCGCCAGGTACAGTTCCTGCACGTGCTTGTTGGCTGGCAGCATGGTGATGACGGCGTCGGCCGTCTGCACGGCCGCGCTGGCGGACGCAGCCGCCGTGGCGCCCGCCTCGACCAGCGAAGCCACTGCCGCCGGCGCCAGGTCGAACACGGACACGTGGAAGCCGGCGGCCACCAGGTTGCGGGCCATCGGCGCGCCCATGTTGCCCAGGCCGATAAAAGCGATATGTTGCATGGTGAAAGTCTCCAGTTATTCTTTTATTTAATGTAGATCCGCCAATGGATGCTGTGTCCACGGCGCGGCAAAATACTCGTCCAGATACGCTGCGCTGACGTCGGCCAGGCTGGCCGGCTGCCAC
This genomic interval carries:
- a CDS encoding DUF4369 domain-containing protein, which produces MKLSCLRPIAALLLTLGLAACGGKASYDVSGTISGLNNEGLILVNSGDSLPVPAGKTAFTFAKRIDYGTDYNITIQQQPAHMTCSISGGSGSAGHYLTISAAVACAQNRYTVGGTISGLTVDGLVLINGSTTTTVVKDSTTFTMAGSVAYGDTYGVSVSVQPKGLLCVVQPGTGGGTMGEANVTSVKVACNPA
- the mmsB gene encoding 3-hydroxyisobutyrate dehydrogenase, with amino-acid sequence MQHIAFIGLGNMGAPMARNLVAAGFHVSVFDLAPAAVASLVEAGATAAASASAAVQTADAVITMLPANKHVQELYLAAGGVLDSAKPGALFIDCSTIAADVARQVAQAASERGFAMIDAPVSGGTAGAAAGTLTFIVGGSEAALQQARPLLEKMGKNIFHAGEAGAGQVAKICNNMLLGILMAGTAEALNLGVAHGLDPKVLSDIMAKSSGRNWTLEVYNPWPGVMDGTPASRNYTGGFGTALMLKDLGLAQQSALSANAPTPLGGLVRQLYQMHAQAGYAQQDFSSIVQMLQPGLNKPA